In a genomic window of Nostoc sp. UHCC 0870:
- a CDS encoding type I glyceraldehyde-3-phosphate dehydrogenase: MIRVAINGFGRIGRNFARCWLGRENSNIDLVAVNDTSDPRTNAHLLKYDSMLGKLKDVDITADDNSITVNGKTIKCVSDRNPENLPWKEWGIDLIIEATGVFTSKEGALKHVNAGAKKVLITAPGKNEDGTFVIGVNHHDYDHNIHHVISNASCTTNCLAPIAKVLNDKFGIIKGTMTTTHSYTGDQRLLDASHRDLRRARAAAINIVPTSTGAAKAVALVIPDLKGKLNGVALRVPTPNVSMVDFVVQVEKRTITEEVNQALKDAAEGPLKGILDYSELLLVSSDYQGSDASSIVDANLTLVMGNDMVKVMAWYDNEWGYSQRVLDLAELVAAKWV; the protein is encoded by the coding sequence GTGATTAGAGTCGCAATAAATGGTTTCGGGCGTATCGGACGTAATTTCGCACGTTGTTGGCTAGGACGGGAAAATAGCAATATTGACCTAGTAGCTGTTAATGACACATCAGATCCTAGAACTAATGCACACCTCCTGAAGTATGATTCCATGCTTGGGAAGTTAAAGGATGTTGACATTACCGCCGATGACAACTCTATCACCGTTAATGGCAAGACCATTAAATGCGTGTCTGATCGCAACCCAGAAAACTTGCCCTGGAAAGAATGGGGAATTGACTTAATTATCGAAGCCACTGGGGTATTTACCAGCAAAGAAGGTGCATTGAAGCACGTTAATGCTGGTGCAAAGAAGGTTCTCATTACTGCCCCCGGTAAAAACGAGGACGGTACATTTGTAATTGGTGTGAATCATCATGATTATGACCACAACATACATCATGTTATTAGTAACGCCAGCTGTACAACCAACTGCCTCGCTCCCATCGCCAAGGTGTTGAATGACAAATTCGGCATCATCAAAGGTACGATGACTACCACTCACAGCTACACAGGTGATCAGCGATTGCTAGACGCTTCTCACCGCGATCTACGCCGCGCAAGGGCAGCAGCCATCAACATTGTTCCCACCTCCACCGGTGCGGCAAAAGCAGTGGCACTAGTAATTCCAGACCTTAAAGGTAAGCTGAATGGTGTAGCATTACGCGTACCTACCCCGAACGTCTCAATGGTAGATTTCGTAGTTCAGGTTGAGAAGCGTACTATTACTGAAGAAGTCAACCAAGCCCTCAAAGATGCGGCTGAAGGTCCACTCAAGGGCATTTTAGACTACAGTGAACTACTCTTGGTATCTTCTGATTATCAAGGTAGCGATGCTTCTTCTATCGTTGATGCTAACTTGACTCTGGTTATGGGTAATGACATGGTTAAAGTCATGGCTTGGTATGACAACGAGTGGGGTTACAGCCAACGCGTTCTAGATTTGGCTGAACTAGTAGCTGCAAAGTGGGTCTAA
- the nadD gene encoding nicotinate (nicotinamide) nucleotide adenylyltransferase, protein MRQLAIFGGTFDPIHWGHLLIAETALNQVSIEQVIWTPSFHPPHKKAAEFEHRLAMLQLATRENSAFTVSLTEVNRGGNSYAIDTLINLSALYPNTHWYWIAGLDTFQTLPRWYRRHELATMCDWLIAPRLLSGENIAQSESICKQVEKQLEKQLVTIRWQILHTPLVRVSSSLIRNLCRERKLISHLVPEEVRYYITAHNLYSDESE, encoded by the coding sequence ATGAGACAACTGGCAATTTTTGGTGGCACATTTGATCCCATTCATTGGGGACATTTACTGATAGCTGAGACAGCTTTAAATCAAGTATCGATAGAACAGGTAATTTGGACTCCGTCCTTTCATCCTCCTCACAAAAAAGCGGCTGAGTTTGAGCATCGCCTAGCAATGCTGCAATTAGCTACAAGAGAGAACTCGGCATTTACAGTTTCACTGACAGAGGTAAATCGCGGCGGGAATTCCTATGCTATTGATACATTGATCAATTTATCTGCTCTTTACCCCAATACTCACTGGTACTGGATTGCAGGTTTAGATACTTTCCAAACCTTACCTCGTTGGTATCGTAGACATGAACTAGCAACAATGTGTGATTGGTTAATCGCACCTAGATTGCTAAGTGGTGAGAATATAGCTCAAAGTGAATCAATCTGCAAGCAGGTGGAGAAACAACTGGAAAAGCAGTTAGTAACTATTCGCTGGCAAATCTTGCATACACCATTAGTGAGAGTTTCGTCAAGTCTAATTCGTAACTTGTGTCGAGAGCGGAAATTAATTAGTCATTTAGTGCCAGAAGAGGTCAGATACTACATTACTGCCCACAACCTCTACTCAGATGAATCTGAATAA